The Bordetella sp. FB-8 genome includes a window with the following:
- a CDS encoding efflux RND transporter periplasmic adaptor subunit encodes MKKHVPNLRRRLAAAWLMLSPLLCLSAAGAARAADPSRPAVVTVQPEAFSPQLSAYGQIVPTATVKVRVVDAGVLRDLRVLPGSVVSAGEVLARLGGTRMQSLLTQRETSARSAQARLDTARRALAIARRQLAAQLSTRQAVDAAASELAAAQAARQNAQAQLNEVRDLAVFKAPMAGAVVSVQAANAEEVMPGQTILTLQPAGKLWIRAEYFGVAAGAVHVGMSGRFEPAGGGGAVQVKVTTVGASLDADGGTQVGLSPAQTTDAAHWMSGQWGTVTLDGAPQAMLAVPTAALILDRGNWWVMVRTAHADQPRQVVPGPTRGWQTWIASGLRPGEQVVAQDAFLEYHRGIAHAYQPPD; translated from the coding sequence TTGAAAAAACACGTACCGAATCTGCGGCGGCGCCTGGCAGCCGCTTGGTTGATGCTTTCCCCGCTTTTGTGCCTGAGCGCCGCAGGCGCGGCGCGGGCCGCGGACCCGTCGCGGCCGGCCGTCGTGACCGTTCAGCCCGAGGCGTTCTCGCCGCAATTGAGCGCCTATGGCCAGATCGTGCCCACGGCCACGGTCAAGGTGCGTGTGGTCGATGCCGGGGTGCTGCGCGATCTGCGGGTGCTGCCGGGCAGCGTGGTCAGCGCCGGCGAGGTGCTTGCGCGGTTGGGCGGCACGCGCATGCAATCGTTGCTGACGCAGCGCGAGACGTCAGCACGCAGCGCGCAGGCGCGGCTCGATACCGCGCGTCGGGCGCTGGCGATCGCGCGTCGTCAGCTTGCAGCGCAGTTGAGTACTCGCCAGGCGGTCGATGCGGCGGCCAGCGAACTGGCGGCCGCGCAAGCGGCACGGCAAAACGCGCAGGCCCAGCTCAATGAGGTCCGGGATCTGGCGGTTTTCAAGGCGCCGATGGCCGGCGCCGTGGTATCTGTGCAGGCCGCCAACGCAGAAGAGGTCATGCCCGGCCAGACGATCCTGACTCTGCAGCCGGCCGGTAAGCTGTGGATTCGCGCCGAATATTTCGGCGTGGCCGCCGGGGCGGTGCATGTCGGCATGAGCGGCCGCTTTGAACCGGCCGGCGGCGGCGGTGCGGTCCAGGTCAAGGTCACCACGGTCGGCGCTTCGCTCGACGCCGACGGCGGCACGCAGGTCGGGCTGAGTCCCGCGCAGACGACTGACGCGGCGCACTGGATGAGTGGCCAATGGGGCACCGTCACGCTCGACGGCGCGCCGCAAGCGATGCTCGCGGTGCCCACCGCGGCGCTGATTCTCGATCGCGGCAACTGGTGGGTGATGGTGCGCACCGCGCACGCAGATCAGCCGCGGCAAGTCGTGCCCGGTCCGACGCGCGGCTGGCAGACCTGGATCGCCTCCGGCCTGCGCCCTGGCGAGCAAGTCGTGGCGCAAGACGCCTTCCTCGAGTATCACCGCGGCATCGCCCACGCCTACCAGCCACCCGACTAA